The following are from one region of the Thiocapsa rosea genome:
- the asd gene encoding archaetidylserine decarboxylase (Phosphatidylserine decarboxylase is synthesized as a single chain precursor. Generation of the pyruvoyl active site from a Ser is coupled to cleavage of a Gly-Ser bond between the larger (beta) and smaller (alpha chains). It is an integral membrane protein.) codes for MTEPLRGVGARLFVALQHIIPQHPLSALMYRLARVRWRPLKDLLIAIVLRLYRIDMAEAAESNARAYVHFNAFFTRALRPDVRPLDPDPLAVVSPVDGTISQSGRITAGRVIQAKGRDYSVEELLGGDSERARVFDGGTFVTIYLAPSDYHRIHMPLGGDLAWMHHIPGRLFSVNNVTADLVPRLFARNERVACRFETDVGAMAMVLVGAIFVGGIETVWAGEVTPARDGGRGSHAGTGVDSVRLERGAEMGRFNLGSTVILLFEPGRVRLDETLVPGRKVRLGQRLGRPAAASEQVET; via the coding sequence ATGACGGAACCCTTACGGGGCGTGGGGGCGCGGCTTTTCGTCGCCCTGCAGCATATTATTCCTCAGCACCCGTTGTCGGCCCTGATGTATCGGCTGGCGCGCGTTCGGTGGCGTCCGCTCAAGGATCTGTTGATCGCGATTGTCCTGCGTCTCTACAGGATCGATATGGCCGAGGCGGCAGAGTCGAACGCGAGGGCCTATGTGCACTTCAACGCCTTCTTCACGCGTGCGCTGAGACCCGACGTGCGGCCGCTTGATCCGGACCCGCTGGCGGTCGTAAGCCCCGTTGACGGTACGATCAGTCAAAGCGGTCGGATCACCGCGGGCCGTGTGATCCAGGCGAAAGGTCGGGATTACAGTGTCGAAGAGCTCCTCGGGGGAGACTCCGAGCGGGCACGTGTCTTCGACGGCGGCACCTTCGTGACCATCTATCTGGCGCCGAGCGATTACCACCGCATCCACATGCCGCTCGGCGGCGATCTCGCCTGGATGCACCACATCCCGGGACGGCTGTTCAGCGTGAACAACGTCACGGCGGATCTGGTGCCGCGTCTGTTCGCCCGCAACGAGCGGGTGGCCTGCCGATTCGAGACCGACGTCGGTGCGATGGCGATGGTCCTCGTCGGGGCCATCTTTGTCGGCGGGATCGAGACCGTCTGGGCCGGCGAGGTGACGCCTGCACGAGACGGGGGTCGGGGCTCGCATGCGGGCACCGGAGTCGACTCGGTCCGGCTCGAGCGCGGCGCCGAGATGGGTCGCTTCAATCTGGGCTCGACCGTGATTCTGCTCTTCGAGCCCGGTCGGGTGCGGTTGGACGAGACGCTTGTGCCGGGACGCAAGGTTCGACTCGGGCAGCGGCTCGGCCGACCTGCGGCGGCGTCCGAGCAGGTCGAGACCTAA
- a CDS encoding LemA family protein has product MVYGFTALLLIPLVWGLWIFNRLVRLRNRVRAAWSDIDVQLVRRHDLIPMLVEAVRGYAAHEQTLFTAVAALRTRAVETESPAELATLEAALEQSLGRLILLEEAYPDLKASENFLRLQRDLVDVEEHLQYARRFYNGAVRELNDGIQKVPDLLIARLFGFASAEFYLARASERAAPRLEDET; this is encoded by the coding sequence ATGGTTTACGGGTTCACGGCACTTCTGCTGATCCCGCTCGTCTGGGGTCTCTGGATCTTCAATCGCTTGGTGCGCCTGCGCAATCGCGTCCGTGCGGCCTGGAGCGATATCGATGTTCAGCTCGTTCGGCGTCACGACCTGATCCCGATGTTGGTCGAGGCGGTGCGCGGTTATGCGGCGCATGAGCAGACACTCTTCACGGCCGTCGCGGCGCTGCGCACCCGTGCGGTGGAGACGGAAAGTCCCGCCGAGCTGGCGACCCTGGAGGCGGCGCTGGAGCAGTCGCTCGGTCGGTTGATCCTGCTCGAGGAGGCCTATCCGGATCTCAAGGCGAGCGAGAATTTCCTGCGCCTTCAGCGCGATCTCGTCGATGTCGAGGAGCATCTCCAATACGCCCGCCGTTTTTACAACGGCGCGGTGCGCGAGTTGAACGACGGCATTCAAAAGGTGCCGGATCTGCTGATCGCCCGGCTGTTCGGATTTGCGTCGGCCGAATTCTATCTGGCCCGCGCGTCCGAGCGCGCAGCACCGCGACTCGAGGACGAGACATGA
- a CDS encoding ATP-dependent zinc protease family protein, with the protein MTHGTTSETLLLGWREWIALPELGLSLVKAKVDTGARTSTLHAFYVDGFHRGRERYVRFGVHPLQKRTDVVLHGEALVIDQRRVTDSGGHREDRYIIRSRLMLAGQDWPIEITLTNRETMLFRMLLGRTALAGRARVDPACSFLTGRVARPREHYD; encoded by the coding sequence ATGACCCACGGCACAACCTCCGAGACCTTGCTGCTGGGCTGGCGTGAATGGATCGCCCTCCCGGAGCTGGGGTTGAGCCTCGTCAAGGCCAAGGTGGACACGGGGGCGCGCACCTCGACCCTCCATGCCTTCTATGTCGACGGCTTCCATCGAGGCCGCGAGCGTTACGTCCGCTTCGGCGTGCATCCGCTGCAGAAGCGCACCGATGTCGTGCTCCACGGCGAGGCGCTGGTCATCGACCAACGGCGGGTCACGGACTCCGGCGGCCACCGCGAAGATCGCTACATTATCCGCAGCCGGCTCATGCTGGCCGGACAAGACTGGCCGATCGAGATCACCCTGACCAACCGCGAGACCATGCTGTTTCGGATGTTGCTCGGTCGTACTGCGCTTGCCGGCCGCGCCCGAGTCGATCCGGCGTGCTCCTTTCTAACCGGGCGGGTGGCCCGGCCGCGGGAGCACTACGATTGA
- a CDS encoding SCO family protein — translation MFLRNRHPLWIRLVLILAAISLFVLAYQWGNQYQRRSAASPVIGGLLIRPPASLPDFELREALGRTYSQEDLSQGWTLLAFGDLSRASGQLAVQRLIDVYNRVADERALRKQLRLVLVTTGDDPNLSRDFAGLLPALKLLGGDAEQIERLRADIGLGSAETPAIFVVAPGGYVLAFLPETEGAAQMADDLKAIHAGSELLLPETP, via the coding sequence ATGTTCCTGCGGAACCGACACCCTCTCTGGATCCGCCTGGTCTTGATCCTCGCTGCCATTTCGCTGTTCGTCTTGGCCTACCAGTGGGGGAATCAGTACCAGCGCCGCAGCGCCGCATCTCCGGTGATCGGCGGGTTGCTGATCCGCCCGCCCGCGAGCCTGCCGGATTTCGAGCTGCGCGAGGCCCTAGGCCGTACCTACAGCCAAGAGGATCTGTCGCAAGGTTGGACCCTGCTCGCCTTCGGCGATCTGTCGCGCGCCTCGGGACAACTCGCCGTCCAGCGTCTGATCGATGTCTACAACCGGGTGGCCGACGAGCGCGCCTTGCGCAAACAACTGCGCTTGGTTCTCGTCACCACGGGTGATGATCCGAACCTTTCCCGGGATTTCGCCGGTCTCTTGCCTGCGCTGAAATTACTCGGCGGCGACGCCGAGCAGATCGAGCGTCTTCGGGCCGACATCGGCCTCGGCAGCGCGGAGACACCGGCGATCTTCGTCGTTGCACCGGGTGGATATGTGCTTGCCTTCCTTCCCGAGACGGAAGGCGCTGCACAAATGGCCGACGATCTAAAGGCCATCCACGCCGGCTCGGAACTCTTATTGCCGGAGACACCATGA
- a CDS encoding alpha-E domain-containing protein — protein MLSRVAENIYWMARYVERAENTARIVTVNANLLLDLPKGIAPGWRPLVDITGANALFEEHYKDYSERNVVRFFIADERNTGSIASALIAARENCRTIRDFVPREVWELLNEIYLFAREDLPKGMTKGGRHAYLKRVIQGAQNINGLLSGTMLHDQGYDFLHLGRFLERADMTTRIIDVRSANLLPEETTELRPFETIQWVSVLKSMTAYQAYRRSEQIRVLRGPVLRFLFQNGSFPRSVVHCIEALRASLSKLPRNESALRVAGRLKRNLEGTEPRRLNQQQLHAFIDDLQVGIGELHEELARTWFPPPPETQTQSQTQD, from the coding sequence ATGCTCTCGCGTGTTGCAGAAAACATCTACTGGATGGCCCGCTATGTCGAGCGGGCCGAGAATACCGCCCGTATCGTGACGGTCAACGCCAACCTCCTGCTCGACCTGCCGAAAGGCATCGCGCCGGGTTGGAGGCCGTTGGTCGACATCACGGGGGCGAATGCGCTTTTCGAGGAGCATTACAAGGACTATAGCGAGCGCAACGTGGTGCGCTTTTTTATTGCCGACGAGCGCAATACCGGATCCATCGCCTCCGCCTTGATCGCGGCACGCGAGAATTGCCGCACCATTCGCGACTTCGTACCGCGCGAGGTCTGGGAGCTGCTCAACGAGATCTATCTGTTCGCCCGCGAGGACCTCCCCAAGGGAATGACGAAGGGCGGCCGGCACGCGTATCTCAAGCGGGTGATCCAGGGTGCGCAGAACATCAACGGCCTGCTCTCCGGGACCATGCTGCACGACCAGGGCTATGATTTCCTGCACCTCGGGCGCTTTTTGGAACGTGCGGACATGACGACGCGCATCATCGACGTGCGCTCCGCCAATCTGCTGCCCGAGGAGACGACCGAGCTACGGCCCTTCGAGACCATACAATGGGTCAGCGTGCTCAAATCCATGACGGCCTATCAGGCCTACCGGCGCAGCGAGCAGATTCGCGTGCTGCGTGGTCCGGTCCTGCGTTTTCTCTTTCAGAACGGGAGCTTCCCTCGCTCGGTCGTGCACTGCATCGAAGCGCTACGGGCCAGTCTTTCGAAGCTACCACGCAACGAATCCGCCTTGCGCGTCGCAGGACGCCTCAAGCGTAATCTCGAAGGGACCGAGCCGCGTCGACTCAATCAACAGCAGCTGCATGCCTTCATCGACGACCTTCAGGTCGGGATCGGCGAACTGCACGAGGAGCTTGCACGGACCTGGTTCCCGCCGCCTCCGGAGACACAGACCCAATCGCAAACCCAGGACTAA
- a CDS encoding DUF2207 domain-containing protein produces the protein MIDGLPVQVAGRTALSRMQAWATPRGRSLLGFLLLPLLLLAIGTQAGAAEEILSFHSDLWIQPDGSLDVTETIAIRAEGREIRRGIVREFPTRYRDRLGNQVRVGFELFGVERDGKPEPHFIERVSNGVEINTGNDDLLAVPATYTYRIRYRTTRQLGFFDGHDELYWNVTGTGWIFPILAASATVRLPADAPVADLSAEGYTGLQGAVGRDLVAEVVSPDEIRFATTRPLGVGEGLTIVAGFPKGLIAEPTDARRLGWLLYDNRGVLVALVGLVLLLVYYGTTWWRVGRDPQAGPIFPHYRPPDGHSPAGLRYLSRMGYDHRCFAADLVETAVKGHVVIHQEKAGWRDTWRLERLRGADPATLTPSQATLLRLLFAKGDQLVLTNTQADRVGPAQSGHTQSLAQLYSPRFFLVNGGKLGIGIAFSVLYGVLAWMVAGGDGVPAMLVLFGLAFGAHVLFAWLLKAPTTEGRRLLDRIEGLKLYLSVAERDELKALPGPGSDAPPLLDAERYEALLPYALALDVEEAWTRKFTLAVGAAAAAAAAGAIHWYRGRSTAGDLSRMSRSLGQTLSRQIASSATPPGSSSGGGGGSSGGGGGGGGGRGR, from the coding sequence ATGATCGACGGCCTTCCCGTTCAGGTTGCCGGGCGCACCGCCTTGTCCCGGATGCAGGCATGGGCGACGCCGAGGGGGCGATCGCTCCTCGGTTTCCTGCTCCTCCCCCTGCTTCTGCTCGCGATCGGCACTCAGGCCGGTGCTGCGGAGGAGATCCTCTCCTTCCACAGCGATCTCTGGATTCAGCCCGACGGCAGCCTCGACGTGACCGAGACCATCGCCATTCGCGCCGAGGGCCGCGAGATTCGCCGCGGCATCGTGCGCGAGTTTCCGACCCGCTATCGCGACCGCCTCGGTAACCAGGTCCGGGTCGGTTTCGAGCTGTTCGGCGTGGAACGCGACGGCAAACCGGAGCCTCATTTCATCGAGCGCGTCTCCAACGGCGTGGAGATAAACACCGGCAACGACGATCTCCTCGCCGTCCCGGCGACCTATACCTACCGCATTCGCTATCGCACGACCCGCCAGCTCGGGTTCTTCGACGGGCACGACGAGCTCTACTGGAACGTCACCGGCACCGGTTGGATCTTTCCGATCCTCGCGGCGAGCGCCACGGTGCGTCTTCCGGCCGATGCCCCGGTCGCGGACCTCTCGGCCGAGGGCTATACGGGGCTTCAGGGCGCTGTCGGTCGAGACCTGGTCGCCGAGGTCGTCTCGCCCGACGAGATCCGCTTTGCGACGACAAGACCCCTCGGTGTCGGCGAGGGTCTGACGATCGTTGCAGGCTTCCCGAAAGGTCTGATCGCGGAGCCGACGGATGCCCGGCGCCTCGGCTGGCTGCTGTACGACAATCGCGGGGTGTTGGTCGCCCTGGTCGGGCTCGTCCTCCTGCTCGTCTATTACGGCACGACCTGGTGGCGCGTCGGGCGCGACCCGCAGGCCGGCCCGATCTTTCCGCACTACCGACCACCCGACGGACATTCACCCGCGGGTCTGCGCTATCTGAGCCGGATGGGCTACGACCACCGCTGTTTTGCCGCCGATTTAGTCGAGACGGCCGTGAAGGGCCATGTGGTGATCCATCAGGAAAAGGCCGGCTGGCGCGACACGTGGCGGCTCGAGCGTTTGCGCGGCGCCGATCCGGCAACGCTCACGCCGAGTCAAGCGACCCTGCTGAGGCTGCTCTTCGCCAAGGGCGATCAGCTGGTGCTGACCAACACGCAGGCGGATCGGGTCGGCCCGGCGCAGAGCGGACACACGCAGAGCCTCGCGCAGCTCTATAGCCCGCGCTTTTTTCTCGTCAACGGCGGCAAGCTCGGCATAGGGATCGCCTTCTCCGTGCTCTACGGCGTTTTGGCCTGGATGGTCGCGGGCGGAGACGGGGTACCGGCCATGCTCGTTCTGTTCGGGCTTGCCTTCGGTGCCCATGTCCTCTTTGCTTGGCTGCTGAAGGCCCCGACCACCGAGGGGCGACGGTTGCTCGACCGGATCGAGGGTTTGAAGCTTTACCTGAGTGTCGCCGAGCGCGACGAGTTGAAGGCGCTCCCCGGACCGGGCAGCGATGCGCCGCCCCTGCTGGATGCCGAACGCTACGAGGCGCTCTTGCCGTATGCGCTGGCCCTGGATGTCGAAGAGGCATGGACCCGCAAATTCACCCTTGCCGTCGGCGCCGCGGCCGCGGCGGCCGCCGCGGGGGCCATACACTGGTACCGAGGCCGCAGCACCGCGGGGGATCTTTCCCGCATGAGTCGGTCGCTCGGCCAGACCCTCAGTCGCCAAATTGCCTCCTCCGCGACACCGCCCGGCAGCAGCTCGGGCGGTGGCGGCGGCTCCTCCGGAGGCGGCGGCGGGGGCGGCGGAGGACGCGGGCGGTAG
- the msrB gene encoding peptide-methionine (R)-S-oxide reductase MsrB: MGHKIEKTDLEWRETLTPEQYRVCREKGTEPAYTGQYHASKDPGIYRCTCCGEPLFNASEKFDSGSGWPSFWQPTSPDAVATEDDVSYGMRRTEVICNSCGAHLGHVFPDGPRPTGLRYCINSVSLAFEPEA; the protein is encoded by the coding sequence ATGGGTCATAAGATCGAGAAGACAGATCTCGAATGGCGTGAAACCTTGACGCCCGAACAATATCGCGTCTGTCGGGAGAAAGGCACCGAGCCGGCCTACACAGGGCAGTATCACGCATCCAAGGATCCCGGCATCTACCGCTGCACCTGCTGCGGCGAGCCGCTGTTCAACGCGAGCGAGAAATTCGATTCCGGCTCGGGTTGGCCGAGCTTTTGGCAGCCGACCTCACCGGATGCCGTCGCGACCGAGGACGACGTCAGCTACGGCATGCGCCGCACCGAGGTCATCTGCAACAGCTGCGGCGCCCATCTCGGACATGTCTTTCCGGACGGGCCGAGACCGACAGGACTCAGATACTGCATCAATTCGGTCTCCTTGGCGTTCGAGCCCGAAGCCTGA
- a CDS encoding circularly permuted type 2 ATP-grasp protein, producing MSIDWNAYPSEGFYDELVAGNGHRAIAGLLADLEALGPEELVARQEAADVSIKEMGITFTVYSEEGGAIDRTWPFDIIPRIIAQSEWERVDAGLRQRVQALNLFIDDLYHDQKVIKDGVFPAEVLAKSVNFRPQCVGVDPPLGIWAHICGSDLVRDADGTLYVLEDNLRVPSGVSYMLENRLVTKRVLPELFEHYAPLPVDDYPSELFDTLAALSPRPADYPAVVVLTPGIYNSAYFEHSYLAQQMGCELVEGRDLFVDKDDCVYMRTVDGLARVDVVYRRIDDLFLDPEAFLPDSALGVPGLMRAWKAGNVALANAPGAGVADDKVVYAFVPELIRYYLDADPIIPNVPTYRCMEPDALAYTLENMERLVVKPANESGGYGMLVGPASTKAEREHFAELIKKDPRNYISQPALKLSTVPTIIGKKLEPRHVDLRPFILSADRQQVTMGGLTRVAMRKGSLVVNSSQGGGSKDTWIVPEPPQAEE from the coding sequence ATGAGTATCGATTGGAATGCCTACCCCTCAGAGGGTTTTTACGACGAACTGGTCGCGGGCAACGGGCACCGTGCGATCGCCGGCCTGCTTGCCGATCTCGAGGCACTCGGCCCCGAGGAGCTGGTGGCCCGCCAGGAGGCCGCCGATGTCTCGATCAAGGAGATGGGGATCACCTTCACCGTCTATTCGGAGGAAGGCGGCGCCATCGACCGGACCTGGCCCTTCGACATCATCCCGCGGATCATTGCACAGTCGGAGTGGGAGCGTGTGGATGCCGGACTGCGCCAGCGTGTGCAGGCCCTGAACCTCTTCATCGACGACCTCTACCACGATCAAAAAGTCATCAAAGACGGCGTCTTCCCGGCCGAGGTCCTCGCCAAATCGGTGAACTTCCGCCCCCAGTGCGTCGGTGTCGACCCGCCCTTGGGAATCTGGGCGCATATCTGCGGATCGGATCTGGTGCGCGACGCGGACGGGACCCTCTACGTCCTCGAAGATAACCTGCGTGTCCCCTCGGGCGTCTCCTACATGCTGGAGAATCGCCTGGTTACCAAACGCGTGCTGCCCGAGCTGTTCGAGCACTATGCACCGCTGCCGGTCGATGATTATCCATCGGAGCTCTTCGACACCCTCGCGGCCCTCTCGCCGCGTCCCGCGGACTATCCCGCGGTGGTCGTGCTGACCCCGGGCATCTACAACTCGGCCTATTTCGAGCACTCCTATTTGGCGCAACAGATGGGTTGCGAGCTGGTCGAAGGGCGCGATCTCTTCGTCGACAAGGACGACTGCGTCTACATGCGCACCGTCGACGGGCTCGCCCGCGTCGATGTGGTTTATCGCCGCATCGACGACCTCTTCCTTGATCCCGAGGCTTTCCTGCCGGACTCCGCGCTCGGCGTGCCCGGACTCATGCGTGCCTGGAAGGCCGGCAACGTCGCCTTGGCCAATGCGCCCGGTGCCGGGGTTGCAGACGACAAGGTCGTCTATGCCTTCGTGCCCGAGCTGATCCGCTATTATCTCGACGCCGACCCCATCATCCCGAACGTCCCGACCTACCGCTGCATGGAGCCGGACGCCCTGGCCTATACGCTGGAAAACATGGAACGGCTGGTGGTGAAGCCCGCGAACGAGTCCGGCGGTTACGGCATGCTGGTGGGACCCGCGTCGACCAAGGCCGAGCGCGAGCACTTCGCGGAGCTGATCAAGAAAGACCCGCGCAACTATATTTCCCAGCCTGCACTGAAGCTCTCGACCGTGCCGACCATCATCGGCAAGAAGCTCGAGCCGCGTCATGTGGATCTGCGCCCCTTTATCCTCTCGGCGGACCGCCAGCAGGTCACGATGGGCGGGTTGACACGGGTGGCGATGCGCAAAGGGTCTTTGGTGGTGAACTCGTCCCAGGGCGGCGGCAGCAAGGACACCTGGATCGTGCCAGAGCCGCCGCAGGCCGAGGAATGA
- a CDS encoding thioredoxin family protein: MKTPSIGIHRLAWSLLLFGTLAAAASDGPAELGPGMQNPGYHEQPEWFKVSFLDLREDVAEATVQDKRLILYFYQDGCPYCAKLLQENLADQSIARLMQASFDVVAINLWGDREVTGLSGESTTEKQLGADLRVQFTPTMLLLDEAGQVVLRINGYFPPHRFKAALAYVAERREQVGESFADYAAGLDSAEAKGTLHTRGGFLTAPFRLADNRDASMRPLVVMFEQPTCRDCDELHEDILEREPVVYSLSAFDGVILDTYSRDPVQTVDGREIPIRDWAAELGIKYTPSLVFFDAAGREVFRTEGYFKAFHIHGALDYVATGAYLWEPSFQRYLAARREALSALGVEADLMD; encoded by the coding sequence ATGAAGACGCCTTCGATCGGGATCCACCGCTTGGCCTGGAGCCTGCTTCTGTTCGGCACGCTCGCCGCAGCCGCAAGCGACGGACCCGCCGAGCTGGGCCCCGGGATGCAGAACCCCGGGTATCACGAGCAGCCGGAGTGGTTCAAGGTGTCCTTTCTGGATCTCCGCGAGGACGTCGCCGAGGCCACCGTGCAGGACAAACGCCTGATCCTCTACTTCTATCAGGACGGCTGCCCCTACTGCGCCAAGCTGTTGCAGGAGAACCTCGCCGATCAGTCGATTGCCCGTCTGATGCAGGCGAGCTTCGATGTCGTCGCCATCAATCTCTGGGGTGACCGCGAGGTGACCGGCCTGTCAGGCGAGTCCACCACGGAGAAACAACTCGGAGCCGATCTGAGGGTTCAGTTCACACCCACGATGCTGTTGCTCGACGAGGCCGGGCAGGTCGTTCTGCGGATCAACGGCTACTTCCCGCCCCATCGCTTCAAGGCCGCGCTCGCCTATGTCGCCGAGCGGCGCGAGCAGGTCGGCGAGTCATTCGCAGACTATGCCGCCGGACTCGATTCCGCCGAGGCCAAGGGCACACTGCACACCCGGGGGGGCTTCCTGACCGCCCCATTCCGGCTTGCCGACAACCGCGATGCCTCCATGCGTCCTCTAGTGGTGATGTTCGAGCAGCCCACCTGCCGAGACTGCGACGAGCTGCACGAGGACATCCTCGAGCGCGAGCCGGTCGTCTACTCGCTGAGCGCCTTCGACGGGGTGATCCTGGATACCTATTCACGCGACCCCGTCCAGACAGTCGACGGACGCGAGATCCCGATCCGCGACTGGGCCGCGGAGCTCGGCATCAAGTACACACCCAGCCTGGTGTTCTTCGATGCCGCCGGGCGCGAGGTCTTCCGCACCGAGGGTTACTTCAAGGCATTCCACATCCACGGCGCCTTGGACTATGTCGCCACAGGTGCCTATCTGTGGGAGCCGAGCTTCCAGCGCTATCTTGCCGCGCGCCGCGAAGCGTTGAGCGCGCTCGGGGTCGAGGCCGATCTGATGGATTAA
- a CDS encoding thermonuclease family protein, with protein MALLSGVPAFAAGPREIVGIPIVEDDGSFSIKGQSIELFGIYLPQTERQCRRWERPVRCAPRSTLALDFRVRGFVSCEPRGRSEAGRIQAICHVDRTGLSPGEDLAAYLIQRGWALALPGAPFEYHAMERIARTKQLGVWGTAVDSISPR; from the coding sequence ATGGCGTTGCTTTCAGGTGTTCCGGCCTTCGCGGCCGGACCCCGCGAGATCGTTGGAATCCCGATCGTCGAGGACGACGGCTCATTCTCGATCAAGGGGCAGTCGATCGAGCTTTTCGGGATCTATCTTCCGCAGACCGAGCGCCAGTGCCGTCGGTGGGAGCGCCCCGTCCGCTGTGCGCCGCGCAGCACACTCGCGCTCGATTTCCGCGTCAGGGGGTTCGTGAGCTGCGAGCCGCGCGGCCGATCCGAGGCCGGACGCATTCAAGCGATCTGCCACGTCGATCGCACCGGGCTGAGCCCGGGCGAGGACTTGGCCGCCTATCTCATCCAGCGCGGCTGGGCGCTCGCACTCCCGGGTGCGCCGTTCGAATATCACGCGATGGAGCGTATCGCTCGGACGAAGCAGCTCGGCGTCTGGGGTACCGCCGTCGATTCGATCAGCCCGCGTTGA
- a CDS encoding 20S proteasome subunit A/B: MTYCLGLALDEGLVMAADSRTNAGVDYVTTFSKLHVFQPAQDRIFILMSAGNLATTQEVLNRIRRDLDQPRDARILEDRDHERSRIDLLSARYLFEAADYVGRVSVGVQRDHSPALRQSGVSAETTLILGGQIAGQPHGLYMIYPQGNYFAASPQTPYLQIGETKYGKPALDRIAEPGLSLENGARLCVVSLDATSRSNMTVGPPFEVAIYAKDSLTLTHRLKLTADSPALRTLSRSWNEGIRSVFDHLPRFDWEAMGETPTDRLPT, encoded by the coding sequence ATGACCTACTGCCTCGGACTCGCCCTCGACGAGGGCCTTGTGATGGCCGCCGACTCCCGCACCAACGCCGGCGTCGACTATGTCACCACCTTCAGCAAGCTGCACGTCTTCCAACCTGCGCAGGACCGAATCTTCATCCTCATGTCCGCGGGCAACCTGGCGACCACGCAGGAGGTGCTCAACCGCATCCGACGTGATCTGGACCAGCCGCGCGACGCACGGATCCTCGAGGATCGAGACCACGAGCGATCTCGAATCGACCTCTTGAGCGCGCGTTATCTCTTCGAGGCGGCGGATTATGTCGGGCGGGTCAGCGTCGGCGTGCAGCGCGATCATTCCCCGGCACTGCGTCAGAGCGGCGTCAGCGCCGAGACCACGCTCATTCTGGGGGGCCAGATTGCCGGTCAGCCACACGGTCTTTATATGATCTACCCGCAGGGCAACTATTTTGCGGCCTCGCCCCAGACGCCCTACCTGCAGATCGGCGAGACCAAATACGGCAAGCCGGCACTGGATCGCATCGCCGAGCCCGGGCTGTCGTTGGAGAACGGAGCGCGTCTGTGCGTGGTCTCTTTGGATGCGACCTCGCGCTCGAACATGACGGTCGGTCCGCCGTTCGAGGTCGCCATCTATGCCAAGGACAGCCTGACGCTGACGCATCGGCTCAAGCTGACCGCCGATTCACCGGCGTTGCGCACGCTCTCGCGCAGCTGGAACGAGGGCATCCGCAGTGTCTTCGATCACCTGCCGCGTTTCGATTGGGAAGCGATGGGAGAGACGCCGACCGACCGGCTACCGACCTAA
- a CDS encoding lytic transglycosylase domain-containing protein, with protein MTSFGADPKRVRRLAFLALAFMPLVSWGSVAGQSTSREGAETPQAGTESAKSEADTLKPAKAAPARPALPVAPSGPRPSRAEVIAMIPAVARRHGVEEELVRAVVAAESNYNAHAVSRAGAVGLMQLMPPTAADYGVTSLADLFDPKINLDTGTRHLKRLLRKYNNDYGRVIMAYNAGEGVVDRTNSQVTYLETLNYTEAVITYYRRNGGTAPTQVALNQVRTLRGTRDLGQARRLMKKYLDPSLLSLKVKPTLDLRRLNPALHEVGPESKPMFELGASGRP; from the coding sequence ATGACATCCTTCGGTGCCGATCCAAAGCGGGTCCGACGCCTGGCGTTTCTGGCGCTGGCCTTTATGCCGCTTGTCTCTTGGGGCAGCGTGGCCGGTCAATCCACCTCGAGGGAGGGTGCCGAGACGCCGCAGGCCGGAACGGAATCAGCCAAGAGCGAGGCCGACACCCTAAAGCCAGCCAAGGCCGCTCCCGCCAGGCCGGCATTGCCGGTGGCGCCGAGCGGACCGCGTCCGAGCCGAGCGGAGGTCATCGCCATGATCCCTGCGGTCGCCCGTCGACATGGGGTCGAGGAGGAATTGGTCCGCGCGGTGGTCGCGGCGGAGTCGAACTACAATGCCCACGCGGTCTCGCGCGCCGGCGCGGTCGGGCTGATGCAGTTGATGCCGCCGACGGCGGCGGACTACGGAGTGACCTCTCTCGCCGATCTCTTCGACCCCAAGATCAACCTCGACACCGGCACACGTCACCTCAAGCGTCTCCTGCGCAAATACAACAACGACTACGGTCGGGTCATCATGGCCTACAACGCCGGCGAAGGCGTGGTCGATCGCACCAACAGCCAGGTGACCTATCTTGAGACGCTCAACTACACCGAGGCGGTGATTACCTATTACCGCCGCAACGGCGGGACTGCGCCGACGCAGGTGGCCTTGAATCAGGTCCGGACCCTGCGCGGGACGCGTGACTTGGGCCAGGCGCGACGCCTGATGAAAAAATATCTGGATCCGTCGCTGTTGTCGCTCAAGGTCAAGCCGACGCTCGACCTGCGGCGCCTCAACCCGGCCCTTCACGAAGTGGGGCCAGAGAGCAAGCCGATGTTCGAGCTGGGCGCGTCCGGTCGGCCCTGA